The sequence below is a genomic window from Bosea sp. F3-2.
GGGACTGGCCAAGGCGCAAGGGAGCTCTCAGCATCTGCCCGGCCGCGTCGACTGCGAGCACGCGTGTCCCTGAGGCTTCGGACGAGCCGGATAGGGCATGGCTCTGGATCACCCGATCGAGCGCAGGCAGAGCCTTGATGAAGGTGCCGTGCTTGAGCGGGTCGCCGCCCTGCACTTCGGAGAGGTCGACGACGCGCAGATTGTACTTCTCGATCGCGGCGCGGGCCTGCTGGTCGTCAATCAGGACGTTTCCGACCCTAGAGACGTCTCCGGACAGATGCTGCGACGCGGCGAGCGCCAGGTCGTGCTTGTTGACGACCACGGTGATGGGCTCGCGCAGCCGGCCGATCGAGTCGAGCTGCGTCACGAAGACATCGGCATCGATGTCGGGCGCCACCAGCATCACGCCGCGCAGCTTGCCGATGAAGGGCGAGCTGGACCGCAGCTTC
It includes:
- a CDS encoding alpha/beta fold hydrolase is translated as MTKAENLDQTGFRAAIAAHHKGDVLVFVHGYNTNYPESVFRFAQLINDASAPGRAPNHVDVLFAWPSRGELTGYLADRESVTFSRNYLEAALNEIAATPGVRNIDLVAHSMGNWLAVETLRQAKLRSSSPFIGKLRGVMLVAPDIDADVFVTQLDSIGRLREPITVVVNKHDLALAASQHLSGDVSRVGNVLIDDQQARAAIEKYNLRVVDLSEVQGGDPLKHGTFIKALPALDRVIQSHALSGSSEASGTRVLAVDAAGQMLRAPLRLGQSLMAR